A stretch of Desulfotalea psychrophila LSv54 DNA encodes these proteins:
- a CDS encoding potassium channel family protein, whose protein sequence is MSQQVLIIGLGQFGMSLARTLSEKGAEVLAVDINRTLVEEAAGFVAEAVVLDATDEIELARLEPGKRDSAVCAIGDDSKEASIICTALLRQMGTPTIVSRANDTLHQRILHLVGAHQVVNPEQEYGKRFASRLLYKDLIVDTSLGEDLHLTEIAVQPQMVGKNLVQLALPKRFGIMVVGVRGAGQNGITQPLPTATLMAGDNLIIVSNEAAIPRLVEGVEL, encoded by the coding sequence ATGTCTCAACAGGTGTTGATTATTGGTCTAGGTCAATTTGGTATGTCGCTTGCGCGTACCCTTTCTGAAAAAGGTGCCGAGGTGCTTGCCGTTGATATAAACAGGACTCTGGTCGAGGAGGCAGCAGGATTTGTTGCCGAGGCCGTGGTGCTTGATGCCACGGATGAAATAGAACTTGCCCGCCTGGAGCCGGGTAAGAGGGACTCTGCTGTCTGTGCCATAGGCGATGATTCTAAGGAGGCCTCTATTATCTGTACAGCCCTGTTGCGGCAGATGGGTACCCCAACAATTGTTTCTCGTGCCAATGATACCTTACATCAGCGTATACTGCATCTGGTCGGGGCTCATCAGGTGGTTAATCCTGAGCAGGAGTATGGGAAAAGATTTGCCAGTCGTCTCCTCTATAAGGATCTGATTGTGGATACCAGTCTTGGTGAGGATTTACATTTAACGGAGATTGCTGTTCAACCTCAAATGGTGGGCAAAAATCTTGTGCAACTTGCCCTGCCAAAACGTTTTGGCATCATGGTGGTTGGGGTGCGGGGGGCTGGTCAGAATGGGATAACCCAGCCTCTGCCTACGGCAACTCTTATGGCGGGTGATAATCTGATTATTGTCTCAAATGAGGCGGCTATTCCCAGACTGGTAGAGGGCGTTGAGCTATGA
- a CDS encoding aspartate:alanine exchanger family transporter, whose translation MDILNNQIFLLLLITLIGMTIGKINIKNFSLDSSAIIFVGLFFGHFGYTLPKTFQTLGLVLFIYSIGLQAGPGFFFSLRQRGLKLSLGTVAIIGIGFLTTLATTYLFHFSAGTSAGIFTGALTSTPGLAVAVEIAGGQNAPAAYGVTYFFGIVGVIVFIQIIPKILNITVKDEEQALNKERDKTHKPLHFMHLELTNLNLVDRQVKHLNLKSISPVIITRLLRKNGTEPILVGGQTILQAGDHLRITGTKDDLEMMQMYLGTPVDQDIEFERVLSGEYITVSNKDICGMSLKQLNCHEVFNVQLSRISRNGIELPAGPNLRLHMGDTIHAVGSKQSLENIKKIFGNSIKDSYNFNILPIFTGLFLGFILGKIPLYIPFSGIFYLGTTGGVLIAGLFLSNIYKTGPLIWAIPSNANSFIREMGLVLFMATIGTQTGTSILATLRHEGLQLSLAGILVTTVPLISSVFICKHLLKLPFLSMLGVITGAMTSTPGLATMAKISKTPYATSSYATVYPVALISMIIYTKLLIFIVERFF comes from the coding sequence ATGGACATACTAAACAATCAGATTTTTCTGCTCCTACTCATTACCCTGATTGGCATGACCATAGGCAAGATCAATATTAAAAATTTTTCCCTCGACTCCTCTGCCATCATCTTTGTCGGCCTCTTCTTCGGCCATTTTGGCTATACCCTGCCCAAGACATTCCAGACCCTGGGCCTTGTCCTCTTCATCTACTCCATCGGCCTCCAGGCGGGGCCCGGATTTTTCTTCAGCCTTCGGCAACGAGGATTAAAGCTGAGCCTGGGAACAGTGGCCATCATTGGCATTGGCTTTTTAACCACTCTGGCAACTACCTACCTTTTCCATTTTAGTGCCGGCACCAGTGCCGGCATCTTTACAGGTGCCCTAACCAGCACACCGGGACTTGCCGTGGCCGTTGAGATTGCCGGCGGTCAGAACGCCCCAGCTGCATATGGAGTGACCTATTTCTTTGGTATAGTGGGGGTCATTGTCTTCATTCAGATAATTCCCAAGATACTGAATATTACAGTCAAAGATGAAGAACAGGCCCTTAACAAGGAACGAGATAAGACACATAAGCCGCTGCATTTTATGCATCTTGAGCTCACCAATCTCAACCTCGTTGACAGGCAGGTCAAGCACCTCAATCTCAAAAGCATATCTCCCGTCATCATCACCCGACTGCTGAGAAAAAACGGCACAGAGCCTATTTTAGTCGGCGGGCAAACCATCCTCCAGGCAGGTGATCACCTACGCATAACCGGCACCAAAGATGATCTTGAAATGATGCAAATGTACCTGGGAACTCCCGTTGATCAGGATATTGAATTTGAGCGCGTCCTCTCCGGGGAGTATATCACCGTCTCCAATAAGGATATTTGCGGAATGAGCCTCAAACAACTCAACTGCCACGAGGTCTTTAATGTACAGCTGAGCAGAATAAGCCGCAACGGCATCGAGCTGCCCGCAGGCCCTAACCTGCGTCTCCATATGGGCGACACCATCCATGCGGTCGGTAGCAAACAATCCCTGGAAAATATTAAAAAAATATTTGGCAACAGCATAAAAGACTCCTATAATTTCAATATCCTGCCCATATTTACTGGTCTTTTTTTAGGATTTATTCTGGGCAAGATACCGCTCTATATTCCCTTTTCGGGCATTTTTTATCTGGGCACCACGGGTGGGGTACTGATAGCAGGACTGTTTCTCAGCAATATCTATAAGACAGGTCCCTTAATCTGGGCCATCCCCAGCAATGCCAATAGTTTTATCCGAGAGATGGGCCTGGTGCTCTTTATGGCAACCATTGGCACCCAAACCGGGACAAGCATCCTTGCAACTCTGCGTCACGAAGGGCTACAACTCTCCCTGGCCGGAATACTGGTCACGACAGTCCCCCTGATCAGTTCAGTCTTTATCTGCAAACATCTACTCAAACTCCCCTTTCTCTCTATGCTGGGAGTAATAACGGGCGCCATGACAAGTACACCGGGTCTTGCCACAATGGCAAAGATATCCAAAACCCCCTATGCCACATCGAGCTATGCCACTGTCTACCCCGTAGCCCTGATCAGCATGATTATCTACACGAAACTACTGATCTTTATCGTCGAGAGATTTTTCTAA